From Camelina sativa cultivar DH55 chromosome 20, Cs, whole genome shotgun sequence, the proteins below share one genomic window:
- the LOC104771622 gene encoding subtilisin-like protease SBT2.3 produces the protein MLVKFVFLLLVISFVFLSNNTLGQQDDDDNDDDTAVYIVTLKQPPIVHLFQEQELKQTRHNHKKSKFTPKPQPRNNSRKRHGRSKIPSVAQSHDSFLRKALKGETFIKLYSYHYLINGFALFVSSQQAEKLSMRREVANIVLDYSVRTATTYTPQFMGLPQGAWVKEGGFEIAGEGVVIGFIDTGIDPKHPSFDDKDSYSQRSYPTPKHFSGICEVTPDFPSGSCNKKLIGARHFAQSAVTRGIFNTSEDYASPFDGDGHGTHTASMAAGNHGIPVIVSNHNFGNASGIAPRAFISVYKALYKGFGGFAADVVAAIDQAAQDGVDILSLSITPNRKPPGVATFFNPIDMALLSAVKAGIFVVQAAGNTGPAPKSMSSFSPWIFTVGASSHDRVYSNSLTLGNNVTIPGIGFAIPTDDGKMYKMISAFHALNNSTSVDKDMYVGECQDYENFDQDLVSGNLLICSYSARFVIGLSTIKQALDVAKNLSAVGVVFYMDPYVLGFQINPTPMDMPGIIIPSAEDSKTLLKYYNTSLQRDGSTKDIVSFGAVASIEGGLNANFSDRAPKVMYYSARGPDPEDNSFNDADILKPNIVAPGNSIWGAWSSASTDSTEFIGEKFAMMSGTSMAAPHVAGVAALIKQTYTQFTPSLIASALSTTALLYDNKGSPIMAQRSFSNPDQSLYTATPFDMGSGFVNATAALNPGLIFDTSFEDYMSFLCGINGSDAVVFNYTGLQCSANNATISGFDLNMPSITVSTLNGTQIFQRSVRNIAGNETYNVGWSPPYGVSMKVSPGLFSIGLGETQVLIITLNATKNSSSYSFGRIGLFGNTGHIVNIPVTVISKIAWS, from the exons ATGTTGGtcaagtttgtgtttttattactTGTgatctcttttgtgtttttgtctAATAACACTTTGGGAcaacaagatgatgatgataatgatgatgatactgcTGTGTACATTGTCACACTTAAACAACCACCTATTGTTCATCTCTTTCAAGAACAAGAGCTTAAGCAAACTAGACATAATCACAAAAAGTCCAAATTTACACCAAAACCTCAACCAAG GAACAATTCAAGGAAACGTCACGGGAGGTCAAAGATACCATCTGTGGCTCAATCTCATGACTCTTTCTTGAGAAAGGCATTAAAAGGAGAGACTTTTATAAAGCTTTATAGTTACCATTATCTAATCAATGGATTTGCTCTGTTTGTTAGCTCACAACag gcTGAGAAGCTTTCAATGAGGAGAGAAGTAGCAAACATAGTGTTGGATTACTCTGTTAGGACAGCAACAACTTATACACCACAGTTTATGGGTTTACCACAAGGAGCATGGGTCAAAGAAGGTGGATTCGAGATTGCTGGAGAAGGAGTTGTTATCGGTTTTATCGATACCGGGATCGATCCTAAACATCCTAGTTTCGACGACAAGGACTCTTACTCTCAGCGTTCATATCCAACCCCTAAGCATTTCTCAGGTATTTGTGAAGTTACACCAG ATTTTCCATCAGGATCTTGCAATAAAAAGCTAATCGGAGCGCGGCATTTCGCGCAATCCGCTGTTACTAGAGGAATCTTTAACACATCTGAAGATTACGCTTCTCCTTTTGATGGAGATGGCCATGGCAC ACACACAGCTTCCATGGCAGCGGGTAACCACGGCATTCCAGTGATAGTTTCTAATCATAACTTTGGAAACGCTAGTGGAATCGCTCCTCGTGCATT TATTTCTGTTTATAAGGCATTGTACAAAGGTTTTGGAGGTTTTGCTGCAGATGTTGTTGCAGCTATAGATCAG GCAGCTCAAGATGGAGTAGATATACTAAGTCTGTCAATTACACCTAATCGAAAACCTCCTGGTGTTGCAACATTCTTTAATCCAATAGATATGGCATTACTCTCTGCTGTCAAAGCCGGTATTTTCGTAGTCCAAGCTGCGGGAAATACCGGACCAGCGCCTAAAAGCATGTCTTCTTTTAGTCCTTGGATTTTCACAGTTGGTGCTTCTTCTCATGATAGAGTCTACTCCAATTCCTTAACCCTAGGAAACAATGTAACTATTCCAGGCATAGGATTCGCAA TTCCTACGGATGATGGGAAAATGTACAAGATGATATCTGCTTTTCATGCCTTGAACAATAGTACTTCTGTAGATAAGGATATGTATGTAGGTGAATGTCAAGATTACGAAAATTTCGATCAAGATCTTGTCTCGGGGAATCTTTTGATATGTAGCTACTCTGCTCGTTTTGTTATCGGTCTTTCGACTATAAAACAAGCTTTAGATGTTGCCAAGAATCTATCCGCGGTTGGCGTTGTATTCTACATGGACCCGTATGTTCTTGGCTTTCAGATCAATCCAACGCCTATGGATATGCCAGGAATCATAATTCCATCTGCAGAAGATTCCAAg ACTTTGCTCAAGTACTATAACACTTCTCTTCAGAGAGATGGTAGCACGAAAGATATTGTTAGTTTTGGAGCCGTTGCATCTATTGAAGGCGGTTTAAATGCTAACTTTAGTGACAGAGCTCCTAAGGTAATGTATTACTCAGCAAGAGGTCCTGATCCAGAAGACAACTCTTTTAACGACGCAGACATATTAAAACCGAACATTGTAGCTCCTGGAAACTCTATTTGGGGTGCTTGGAGTTCTGCTTCAACAGATTCAACTGAGTTTATAG gTGAGAAATTTGCAATGATGTCCGGTACAAGCATGGCTGCTCCTCATGTAGCTGGTGTGGCTGCATTAATCAAACAAACTTACACACAGTTTACTCCTTCACTAATCGCATCCGCACTTTCAACAACTGCTCTTCTTTATGATAATAAAGGCAGTCCGATAATGGCTCAGCGATCTTTTTCCAATCCTGATCAAAGCCTCTACACCGCAACACCGTTTGACATGGGGAGTGGTTTTGTTAATGCAACTGCAGCTTTAAACCCTGGTCTAATTTTTGACACAA GTTTTGAAGACTATATGTCATTTCTATGTGGGATCAATGGCTCGGATGCGGTAGTATTTAACTACACCGGACTTCAGTGTTCCGCTAACAACGCAACAATCAGCGGTTTCGACCTCAACATGCCTTCGATTACTGTATCGACGCTTAATGGCACGCAAATATTTCAGAGATCAGTAAGAAACATAGCCGGGAATGAGACATATAATGTTGGCTGGAGCCCTCCTTATGGTGTTTCAATGAAAGTATCACCTGGTCTGTTTTCTATAGGCTTGGGAGAAACTCAAGTACTTATCATAACCCTCAACGCGACAAAGAACAGTTCTAGTTATAGTTTTGGCAGAATCGGATTGTTTGGAAACACAGGACACATTGTTAATATTCCTGTAACTGTCATATCGAAAATAGCTTGGAGCTAA
- the LOC104771621 gene encoding uncharacterized protein LOC104771621 translates to MSKISKASSLCLFLVFVLLSSRPALSLRGPNLLSEPKSAQSLMDDSSSMNKIESGNAKSMIGGFFSHMFPLKGWPFPKYPPFTMVNPNIPTNPSGAQEETTKLPSSPSKGNKDGGNA, encoded by the coding sequence ATGTCGAAAATCTCAAAGGCttcatctctctgtctcttcctcGTCTTCGTCCTCCTTAGTTCCCGACCTGCACTCTCACTCCGCGGCCCAAACCTTCTATCAGAACCAAAATCAGCTCAATCCCTAATGGATGATTCATCTTCAATGAACAAGATCGAGTCCGGAAATGCAAAATCCATGATTGGTGGATTCTTCAGTCACATGTTTCCATTGAAGGGCTGGCCTTTCCCAAAGTACCCACCTTTCACAATGGTTAACCCTAACATTCCTACAAACCCATCTGGAGCTCAAGAAGAAACCACGAAGTTACCTTCTTCTCCAAGCAAAGGCAACAAAGATGGAGGAAacgcttga
- the LOC104771623 gene encoding CASP-like protein 1B1 — MAVSKLASAATSDKSCKILLGMRLLAFSATLSAAIVMGLNKQTKTFVVGKVGNTPINATFSAKFDHTPAFVFFVVANAMVSFHNLLMIALQIFGGKMELAGSRLLSVAILDMLNVTLISAAANAAAFMAEVGKNGNKHARWEKICDRFATYCDHGAGALMAAFAGVILMLIISAASICRLVQSNKYCSTTASPSVVP; from the exons ATGGCGGTTTCAAAGCTCGCATCGGCTGCTACGAGCGATAAGAGTTGCAAAATACTCTTAGGGATGAGATTACTTGCCTTCTCAGCCACGTTATCTGCAGCCATTGTAATGggattaaacaaacaaacaaagactttCGTCGTGGGAAAAGTTGGAAACACTCCAATCAACGCTACTTTCAGTGCTAAGTTCGACCACACACCAGCTTTTGT gttttttgtTGTAGCTAATGCAATGGTGAGCTTCCACAACTTGTTGATGATTGCTCTTCAGATATTTGGAGGGAAAATGGAATTGGCTGGATCTCGTCTTCTCTCTGTCGCAATTCTTGACATg CTGAACGTGACTCTAATCTCGGCGGCAGCAAACGCGGCGGCTTTCATGGCGGAGGTAGGGAAGAATGGGAATAAACACGCGAGATGGGAGAAGATTTGTGACAGATTCGCCACTTACTGCGATCACGGTGCCGGAGCATTAATGGCCGCCTTCGCCGGTGTAATCCTTATGCTCATCATCTCCGCCGCGTCAATCTGTCGTCTCGTCCAATCTAATAAATACTGCTCCACCACCGCATCTCCCTCAGTCGTCCCCTGA
- the LOC109131380 gene encoding putative defensin-like protein 9, with product MKSSMQFISTLFFLVLLVIGSGVMKMVEGQPLLCEARSINFRGFCERWRTCKRVCISEGFPDGRCKGFLFFKNRCMCRKPCAL from the exons atgaagagctCTATGCAGTTTATCTCTACACTCTTCTTCCTAGTCCTACTTGTTATCGGATCAG GTGTGATGAAGATGGTTGAAGGACAACCCTTACTGTGCGAAGCCCGAAGCATCAACTTTAGGGGATTTTGCGAGAGATGGAGGACTTGCAAGCGAGTGTGTATCAGCGAAGGTTTCCCTGATGGTCGATGCAAAGGATTCTTATTCTTTAAAAACAGATGTATGTGCAGGAAGCCTTGTGCTCTTTAA